One part of the Caproiciproducens sp. CPB-2 genome encodes these proteins:
- a CDS encoding sensor histidine kinase — MSGERPTPETLLKKINDHEGKAKRGTLKIFFGYAAGVGKTYAMLDAARSEQKAGVDVVLGYIEPHSRPDTMSLAQGFEDIPVKKVAYRGIVLNEFDLDAALKRRPELILVDELAHTNASGCRHIKRYDDIEELLNAGINVYTTLNVQHLESLNDIVASVTHITVKERVPDFIFDRATQVELVDIEPDVLIERLNARKIYKETQAKRALRHFFTRDNLVALREIALRRIADKVNREVESNRAEVRDAPYYTGEHILVCLSSSPSNAKVIRTAARFASAFHASFTALFVETPHTKELNDKNRVRLRENLKLAEQLGAKIATVYGDDVAYQISEYANAGGVSKIVMGRSNNKPGLFFAKPNFVERLTSLAPNMDVYIIPDNLPPHRPETVRRHIQEHFHLSDLLKMAGILALCTFVGILFSSLHYVQINIITIYILGVLIISNQTNGRIYGLGSSVLSVLIYNYVFIEPRFTFNAYGTDYPVTFLIMLISSLITSSLTMRVKYQAKAAAVTAHRTGILLETSRKLQRANEFHEIVEKSSQQISRLLNQSVMFFAVKDGELQKPWIYSADPSHPLPAEYSGEEEYAVAVWVYHNRKPAGISTDTLPGAKSLYLPVKGKDTVLAVIGIPMWNREGLEVFGRSLLEGMIYEISFAIEKYNLNEKQNQASMKAEKERLRANLLRAISHDLRTPLTSISGNASILLSEGTQIEEAQTHRLLENIYEDSLWLINLVENILAVTRIDDGRLSIETQPELVQDLIAEALLHIDRHGTEHQISTVLEDDMLMVRVDAHLIVQTVINIVNNAITYTPAGSRIVIRAFQRKQWVIIEISDNGKGIPDKDKKQIFDMFYTANNEIGDSRRGLGIGLSLCKSIVNAHGGEIYVRDNQPHGTVFGFSLRLEEIDHHG; from the coding sequence ATGAGCGGCGAGCGTCCGACTCCCGAGACTTTGCTGAAAAAGATCAACGATCATGAGGGGAAAGCCAAACGGGGAACACTCAAAATCTTTTTCGGTTACGCGGCCGGCGTGGGAAAAACCTACGCCATGCTGGACGCCGCCCGTTCCGAGCAAAAGGCCGGGGTGGACGTGGTTCTGGGGTATATCGAACCGCATTCCCGCCCCGATACCATGTCTCTGGCGCAGGGGTTTGAAGACATCCCTGTTAAAAAGGTCGCTTACCGGGGGATTGTGCTGAATGAATTTGATTTGGACGCGGCGCTGAAACGCAGGCCGGAACTGATTCTGGTGGACGAGCTTGCCCATACCAACGCGTCGGGATGCAGGCACATTAAGCGTTACGACGATATTGAGGAGCTTTTGAACGCCGGAATCAACGTTTATACCACGCTGAACGTACAGCATTTGGAAAGCCTGAACGATATTGTCGCCTCCGTCACCCACATTACGGTGAAGGAAAGGGTGCCGGATTTTATCTTCGACAGAGCCACGCAGGTGGAGCTGGTCGATATTGAGCCCGATGTTTTGATCGAGCGTTTAAACGCCAGAAAAATTTATAAGGAAACGCAGGCAAAACGCGCGCTGCGCCATTTCTTCACGCGGGACAACCTTGTGGCCCTGCGCGAGATCGCGCTGCGCAGAATCGCGGACAAGGTGAACAGGGAAGTGGAATCAAACCGGGCGGAAGTCCGGGACGCTCCCTATTATACGGGCGAGCACATCCTTGTCTGTCTGAGCAGCTCTCCCTCCAACGCGAAGGTGATCCGTACCGCTGCCCGGTTCGCAAGCGCGTTCCACGCTTCCTTTACGGCGCTTTTTGTGGAAACGCCGCACACGAAGGAATTAAACGACAAAAACAGGGTGCGCCTGCGTGAAAATCTGAAGCTCGCCGAACAGCTCGGGGCGAAAATCGCAACCGTTTACGGCGACGACGTGGCATACCAGATTTCGGAGTACGCCAATGCCGGCGGCGTGTCAAAAATCGTCATGGGGCGTTCCAACAATAAGCCCGGACTCTTCTTTGCAAAACCGAATTTTGTGGAGAGGCTTACCTCGCTGGCGCCCAATATGGACGTATACATCATCCCGGACAATTTGCCGCCCCACCGTCCGGAAACGGTCCGAAGACACATTCAGGAGCATTTTCATCTATCCGACCTGCTGAAAATGGCCGGGATTTTAGCATTGTGTACTTTTGTCGGGATTCTTTTTTCCAGCCTTCATTATGTTCAGATCAATATCATCACCATTTATATTTTAGGCGTCCTCATTATTTCCAATCAGACGAACGGCAGAATCTACGGCTTGGGCTCCTCCGTTTTAAGCGTGCTGATTTACAATTATGTGTTTATTGAACCGAGGTTCACCTTTAACGCCTATGGCACGGATTATCCGGTTACCTTCCTGATTATGCTGATTTCGTCCCTCATCACGAGTTCCCTTACCATGAGGGTGAAATATCAGGCGAAGGCTGCGGCCGTCACCGCGCACCGTACGGGGATTCTGCTGGAAACCAGCCGGAAGCTGCAGCGCGCGAATGAATTCCATGAAATTGTCGAGAAATCCTCACAGCAGATATCCAGGCTTCTGAACCAGTCGGTAATGTTTTTTGCGGTAAAGGACGGGGAGCTTCAAAAACCGTGGATTTACAGCGCCGACCCGTCCCATCCGCTGCCGGCGGAATATTCCGGTGAGGAAGAATATGCCGTCGCGGTCTGGGTCTACCATAACAGAAAGCCGGCGGGGATTTCGACGGATACGCTTCCGGGCGCAAAATCCCTGTATCTGCCCGTCAAGGGAAAGGATACGGTTCTGGCGGTCATCGGCATCCCGATGTGGAACAGGGAGGGGCTGGAGGTTTTCGGGCGTTCCCTTTTGGAAGGAATGATTTATGAAATTTCTTTCGCGATTGAAAAATATAATCTGAATGAAAAGCAGAATCAGGCGTCCATGAAAGCGGAAAAGGAGAGGCTGCGCGCAAATCTTCTGCGGGCCATTTCGCATGATCTGCGCACGCCGCTTACCAGCATCTCGGGGAATGCGAGCATCCTTTTATCGGAAGGAACCCAAATCGAAGAAGCACAGACACACAGGCTTCTCGAAAATATTTATGAGGATTCGCTGTGGCTGATCAATCTGGTTGAAAACATCCTTGCCGTCACCAGAATCGATGACGGACGGCTGAGCATTGAAACGCAGCCGGAGCTGGTGCAGGACCTGATTGCGGAAGCACTGCTCCATATAGACAGGCATGGCACGGAGCATCAGATCAGCACGGTTCTGGAGGATGATATGCTGATGGTCCGGGTGGACGCCCATCTGATCGTCCAGACGGTTATCAACATCGTGAACAACGCGATCACCTATACGCCGGCCGGTTCCCGGATCGTCATCCGCGCGTTCCAGCGAAAGCAATGGGTAATCATTGAAATTTCAGATAACGGGAAGGGAATCCCGGACAAGGACAAAAAGCAGATATTCGACATGTTTTATACGGCCAATAATGAAATCGGCGACAGCAGAAGAGGGCTCGGGATCGGGCTTTCCCTGTGCAAATCGATCGTCAACGCCCACGGCGGGGAAATTTACGTCAGAGATAACCAGCCGCACGGAACAGTGTTCGGCTTTTCTCTGCGGCTGGAGGAGATAGATCATCATGGATAA
- the kdpC gene encoding potassium-transporting ATPase subunit KdpC, whose amino-acid sequence MKLIKSVWSKALVALLLFTLLCGLIYPLAVTGISQLLFHNQANGSIIEIDGKKYGSALLAQQFTGDGYLWGRIMNLDTKTCTDSNGKAMLYASPSNLSPASDRYQELVKERVEKIRAAHPEKRDTPIPEDLVTCSGSGLDPDISPAAAEYQVERIAKARNMPVQQVRDIVAKYTNGKFLKVFGEDTVNVLKVNLALDGILK is encoded by the coding sequence ATGAAACTGATAAAATCCGTTTGGTCAAAGGCACTTGTCGCGTTGTTGCTTTTTACCCTGCTGTGCGGGCTGATTTATCCGCTGGCCGTTACAGGAATTTCGCAACTCCTGTTCCATAATCAGGCAAATGGCAGTATAATTGAAATTGACGGAAAGAAATATGGCAGCGCGCTTCTGGCGCAGCAGTTTACGGGCGACGGTTATCTTTGGGGACGCATCATGAATCTGGACACAAAGACGTGCACCGATTCTAATGGAAAAGCAATGCTGTACGCTTCGCCGTCAAATCTGAGCCCGGCCAGCGACCGGTATCAAGAGTTGGTAAAAGAACGGGTGGAGAAAATCCGGGCCGCGCATCCGGAAAAAAGGGACACCCCTATTCCGGAGGACCTTGTCACCTGCTCCGGCAGCGGGCTCGACCCCGATATTTCCCCCGCGGCGGCGGAGTATCAGGTGGAGCGGATCGCCAAAGCGAGAAATATGCCGGTGCAGCAGGTCCGCGACATTGTCGCCAAATATACGAACGGAAAATTTCTGAAAGTGTTTGGGGAAGATACGGTCAATGTCCTAAAGGTCAACCTGGCGCTTGACGGTATTTTAAAATAA
- the kdpB gene encoding potassium-transporting ATPase subunit KdpB translates to MNTKQKNAFADKKMVGRAIQDSFAKCNPKIQVQNPVMFIVYVAAVLTMALYFASLFGLKDAQPGFILAIAIILWFTVLFANFAEAVAESRGKAQADSLRAAKKDVPASKIPSPEQRDQIEKVSSSELVKDDIVIVKAGEQIPADGEVIDGAASVDESAITGESAPVIRESGGDRSAVTGGTTVISDWLVVRVTSEAGESFLDKMIAMVEGASRKKTPNEIALQILLVALTIIFLLVTAALYPYSAFAAGQAGIRNPSSITALIALLVCLAPTTIGALLSSIGIAGMSRLNQANVLAMSGRAIEAAGDVDILMLDKTGTITLGNRQAAEFIPVDGVEIRELADAAQLSSLADETPEGRSVVVLAKREFGIRGHEFGGQSPKFVPFTAKTRMSGVNLPGMEIRKGAADAVKEYVQAQNGIYSKECEEAVKKIANSGGTPLVVAKNGKIMGVIHLKDIIKSGVKEKFADLRKMGIKTIMITGDNPMTAAAIAAEAGVDDFLAEATPEGKLQMIRDFQKQGHLVAMTGDGTNDAPALAQADVAVAMNTGTQAAKEAGNMVDLDSSPTKLIDIVRIGKQLLMTRGSLTTFSIANDVAKYFAIIPAMFMTLYPGLAALNIMGLHSADTAILSAIIYNALIIVALIPLALKGVKYREVPAKKLLSRNLFLYGLGGLAAPFVFVKLIDVLLALFGVS, encoded by the coding sequence ATGAATACAAAACAAAAAAATGCTTTTGCTGATAAGAAAATGGTCGGCCGGGCCATTCAGGATTCCTTTGCAAAATGCAATCCCAAAATACAGGTGCAGAACCCGGTTATGTTTATTGTCTATGTCGCGGCGGTCCTGACAATGGCTCTTTACTTTGCCTCGCTGTTTGGGTTGAAGGACGCGCAGCCGGGCTTTATTCTGGCGATTGCAATCATCCTTTGGTTTACCGTGCTGTTCGCAAATTTTGCGGAAGCCGTTGCGGAGAGCCGCGGAAAGGCGCAGGCGGATTCGCTGCGCGCCGCGAAAAAGGACGTTCCTGCCAGTAAGATTCCGTCGCCGGAGCAAAGGGACCAAATTGAAAAAGTTTCTTCGTCTGAGCTGGTCAAGGACGATATCGTGATTGTGAAGGCCGGGGAGCAGATTCCCGCGGACGGCGAGGTCATCGACGGCGCGGCCTCGGTGGATGAAAGCGCGATCACCGGCGAATCCGCCCCGGTCATCCGGGAAAGCGGCGGCGACCGCAGCGCGGTGACGGGGGGAACCACCGTTATTTCCGACTGGCTGGTCGTCCGCGTTACCAGCGAGGCGGGGGAAAGCTTTCTGGACAAGATGATTGCCATGGTGGAAGGCGCTTCCCGCAAAAAAACGCCGAACGAGATCGCGCTTCAGATTCTGCTGGTCGCTTTAACGATTATTTTCCTGTTGGTCACGGCGGCGCTGTACCCCTATTCGGCGTTTGCCGCCGGGCAGGCGGGAATCCGGAACCCAAGCTCCATCACCGCGCTGATTGCGCTTCTGGTATGCCTTGCCCCGACCACGATCGGCGCGCTGCTTTCCTCCATCGGCATTGCGGGCATGAGCCGCCTGAATCAGGCCAATGTGCTTGCCATGAGCGGCAGGGCGATCGAAGCCGCTGGAGACGTGGATATCCTGATGCTGGATAAAACCGGCACCATCACGCTGGGGAACCGCCAGGCCGCGGAGTTTATTCCCGTAGACGGGGTGGAGATCAGGGAACTGGCCGATGCCGCGCAGCTGTCCTCTCTGGCGGATGAAACGCCGGAGGGCAGAAGCGTTGTCGTTCTCGCGAAAAGGGAATTCGGCATCCGCGGGCATGAATTCGGCGGCCAGTCCCCCAAGTTTGTCCCGTTCACTGCGAAAACAAGGATGAGCGGCGTGAATCTTCCGGGCATGGAAATCCGCAAAGGCGCGGCGGACGCGGTAAAGGAGTATGTGCAGGCCCAGAACGGCATCTACTCCAAAGAATGTGAGGAAGCGGTCAAAAAGATTGCCAACAGCGGGGGAACGCCGCTGGTTGTTGCCAAAAACGGCAAAATCATGGGGGTCATCCATCTGAAGGATATCATCAAAAGCGGTGTAAAGGAAAAATTTGCCGACCTGAGAAAGATGGGAATCAAAACGATCATGATTACCGGCGACAATCCCATGACCGCGGCGGCTATTGCCGCGGAGGCAGGGGTGGACGACTTCCTGGCGGAGGCGACGCCGGAAGGCAAGCTGCAGATGATCCGGGATTTTCAGAAGCAGGGGCATCTGGTCGCCATGACGGGCGACGGTACGAACGACGCCCCCGCGCTCGCTCAGGCGGACGTGGCGGTGGCTATGAACACCGGGACACAGGCGGCGAAGGAAGCGGGCAATATGGTTGACCTGGATTCCTCGCCGACGAAGCTGATCGACATTGTCCGCATCGGAAAACAGCTCTTAATGACCAGAGGTTCGCTGACGACCTTCAGCATCGCAAATGACGTGGCGAAGTACTTCGCCATTATTCCCGCCATGTTCATGACCCTGTACCCCGGTCTTGCGGCGCTGAATATCATGGGACTTCACAGCGCCGACACAGCGATTCTGTCCGCGATTATTTACAACGCGCTGATTATTGTCGCTCTGATCCCGCTTGCGCTGAAGGGCGTGAAATACCGCGAGGTCCCCGCCAAAAAGCTGCTTTCCCGGAACCTTTTCCTCTATGGGCTCGGCGGTCTTGCGGCGCCGTTTGTTTTTGTCAAACTCATTGATGTTTTACTGGCCCTGTTCGGCGTTTCTTAA
- the kdpA gene encoding potassium-transporting ATPase subunit KdpA, whose protein sequence is MNGEILQAVLCLVLLVVLAIPLGGYIGKVMNGEKVFLSRMMQPVEGFFYKTLNIDRDEQMGWKKYAGAALIFNLFGFLAVFLLNLLQGLFPLNPQHFGAVPWDLAFNNAVSFVTNTNWQAYSGESSMSYFTQMLGYTVQNFLSAATGIAVLFALIRGFVKVQETGLGSFWTDLTRSVLYILLPLSLVVSVALVSQGVVQNFNSYDQVDLVQPITLADGTVITSEVVPQGPAASQIAIKQLGTNGGGFFGVNSAHPLENPTAASNLIELISILLIPAALCFTFGRNVQDKRQGTALFLAMFLVLSVCLGVVLFNEMQATPQLAQNGAVNTSFAGQSGGNMEGKETRLGIAASGTWSVFTTAASNGSVNAMHDSFTPIGGLVPMLLIQLGEVIFGGVGSGLYGMLGFAIFTVFIAGLMVGRTPEYLGKKVEPYEMKMAVLLCLATPVAILVGSGVACMVPGISSTLTNTGAHGFSEILYNFTSAGGNNGSAFAGMASNTLFMNLSTGIVMLFARYVPLVAALAMAGSLAQKKKVAVGAGTLPTHDAMFVGLLIFVILLIGALSFFPALALGPVADFYQMVG, encoded by the coding sequence ATGAATGGAGAAATACTGCAGGCGGTGCTTTGCCTTGTCCTTCTGGTTGTTCTGGCCATCCCGCTTGGCGGCTATATTGGAAAGGTAATGAACGGCGAAAAAGTCTTTTTGTCCCGGATGATGCAACCGGTGGAGGGCTTTTTCTACAAAACGCTGAATATCGACCGGGACGAGCAGATGGGGTGGAAAAAATACGCCGGAGCAGCCCTCATTTTCAATCTGTTCGGGTTTCTGGCGGTTTTCTTACTGAATCTTTTACAGGGCCTTTTCCCGCTGAACCCGCAGCATTTTGGAGCGGTCCCATGGGATTTGGCATTTAACAATGCCGTCAGCTTTGTTACCAACACAAACTGGCAGGCTTATTCCGGGGAAAGCTCCATGAGCTATTTCACGCAGATGCTCGGTTACACGGTGCAGAACTTTTTATCCGCCGCGACAGGAATCGCCGTTCTGTTCGCCTTGATCCGCGGCTTTGTGAAGGTGCAGGAAACCGGGCTCGGAAGCTTCTGGACGGATCTTACGAGAAGCGTTCTGTATATTTTGCTTCCGCTTTCTCTGGTCGTATCCGTTGCGCTGGTGTCACAGGGCGTCGTTCAGAATTTCAACAGCTATGACCAGGTCGACCTTGTGCAGCCGATTACCCTTGCGGACGGTACCGTCATTACCAGTGAGGTGGTGCCGCAGGGTCCAGCGGCAAGCCAGATCGCCATTAAGCAGCTGGGGACAAACGGCGGCGGCTTTTTTGGTGTGAATTCAGCGCATCCGCTTGAAAACCCGACGGCGGCATCGAATCTGATTGAATTGATTTCCATCCTGCTGATTCCCGCGGCGCTGTGCTTTACATTCGGACGAAATGTGCAGGATAAGCGGCAGGGGACGGCTCTGTTTCTGGCAATGTTTCTTGTCCTGTCCGTCTGCCTGGGCGTCGTTCTTTTCAATGAAATGCAGGCGACGCCTCAGCTTGCCCAAAACGGAGCGGTGAACACCTCCTTTGCCGGTCAGTCGGGCGGCAATATGGAAGGGAAAGAAACGCGTCTCGGCATTGCCGCTTCCGGCACATGGTCGGTCTTTACCACGGCTGCCTCAAACGGCTCCGTCAACGCCATGCACGACAGCTTTACGCCGATCGGCGGGCTGGTTCCCATGCTGCTGATTCAGCTTGGAGAAGTGATTTTCGGCGGCGTCGGTTCCGGCCTGTACGGCATGCTTGGATTTGCGATCTTCACCGTATTCATCGCCGGTCTGATGGTCGGCAGAACGCCGGAGTATCTGGGGAAAAAGGTGGAACCGTACGAAATGAAAATGGCGGTTCTGCTCTGCCTTGCGACGCCGGTGGCCATTCTGGTCGGCAGCGGGGTGGCCTGTATGGTCCCCGGTATTTCATCCACGCTGACCAACACGGGGGCGCACGGATTCTCGGAGATTCTGTATAATTTTACGTCGGCGGGCGGAAACAACGGCTCCGCTTTCGCGGGAATGGCTTCGAATACGCTGTTTATGAATCTTTCCACCGGAATCGTCATGCTTTTTGCCCGGTATGTCCCGTTGGTGGCCGCGCTTGCCATGGCCGGCTCTCTGGCGCAGAAAAAGAAAGTCGCGGTTGGCGCGGGCACTCTGCCCACCCATGACGCCATGTTTGTGGGACTGCTGATTTTTGTCATTCTTCTGATTGGCGCACTCAGCTTTTTCCCGGCTCTGGCGCTTGGGCCGGTGGCCGATTTTTATCAGATGGTTGGCTAA
- a CDS encoding ketopantoate reductase family protein, giving the protein MKILVYGAGVIGSYLAHVLCTAGHDVSLLARGKRKEELQQKGLEIHHYLQHKITVDHPQIVGRLKPEEHYNAVFAVMQYQQMWTILNDLAACDSPLVMLVGNNPSAAQMERYIQQHSPAPKTVLFGFQATGGRRENGAVICVRPGAGGLECGALHSEPDETDKARLAKIFAGTKYQPSYSSDMDAWYQCHLAMVLPVGYVCYANGCNLKKASAAQRRQMVTAVREGYGLLQALGYPVLPEGCEKYLGKGLRRCFLSVLLWIMAKTGIGRLAASDHCRCALTEMQALDKAFRAMRTRKPDFPMPVWSELERHMPSKNQ; this is encoded by the coding sequence ATGAAAATTTTAGTTTATGGCGCCGGGGTCATCGGCAGTTATTTAGCCCATGTGCTCTGCACGGCGGGACATGACGTTTCCCTGCTGGCCAGGGGGAAACGCAAAGAGGAACTGCAGCAAAAAGGACTGGAAATTCACCATTACCTTCAGCATAAAATTACAGTCGATCATCCTCAAATCGTAGGGCGGCTGAAACCGGAAGAACATTATAACGCCGTCTTCGCCGTAATGCAGTACCAGCAAATGTGGACAATATTGAACGATCTGGCCGCCTGCGACAGTCCTCTGGTGATGCTGGTGGGCAACAATCCTTCTGCGGCTCAGATGGAACGGTACATACAGCAGCATAGTCCCGCACCAAAGACCGTCCTTTTCGGATTCCAGGCGACCGGGGGCCGGCGGGAAAACGGCGCAGTCATCTGTGTCCGTCCGGGTGCCGGGGGATTGGAATGCGGCGCCCTGCACAGCGAGCCGGATGAAACGGATAAAGCCAGACTGGCTAAAATCTTTGCCGGAACAAAATATCAGCCGTCGTATTCCTCCGACATGGACGCCTGGTATCAGTGCCATCTGGCCATGGTCCTGCCCGTCGGGTATGTGTGCTATGCCAATGGATGCAACCTGAAAAAGGCTTCCGCGGCCCAGCGGCGGCAGATGGTGACGGCTGTCCGGGAGGGCTACGGCCTGCTTCAGGCTCTGGGGTATCCCGTTCTGCCGGAGGGCTGTGAGAAGTATCTCGGGAAAGGTCTCCGGCGATGCTTTTTGTCTGTCTTGCTCTGGATAATGGCCAAAACCGGCATCGGCCGTCTGGCCGCCAGCGATCACTGCCGTTGTGCCTTAACGGAAATGCAGGCGCTCGACAAGGCATTTCGTGCCATGCGGACCCGAAAGCCGGATTTTCCCATGCCGGTGTGGAGCGAACTGGAGCGGCATATGCCTTCAAAAAATCAATAA
- a CDS encoding MFS transporter produces the protein MKYSAAHSFYWSVMCSSIGFASIFLLSKNFSNSQIGLVLALANIFAVLLQPAVAAFADRTRKISMKNLIVVLTGAAGALAAARSFPSESFFILAVLLTLESAILYTLQPLVNSLGMQFINKGVGINFGLARGMGSISYAVLSVLLGILVDGFGTGLLPVISTGLYIALGIVVYTFTKRQSTDAESDTDYPENMEMTREPKNTDTNHLLSFFIHNKKFAALMIAVSLTFCSHTMINNYLIQITENVGGTAKNMGIATGIAAAIELPAMILFGFLVKKIRCSSILKFSLVFFTVKAALTMLATNVWMLYVAQIFQFSSYALFIPASVYYVNEIICKEDLAKGQAFMTSAITLGGVAASLLGGLLLDLSGVRGMIFVGLIATALGLIIGLYGIEKVEVKGCKSEEASSSSVS, from the coding sequence ATGAAGTATTCGGCTGCCCACAGCTTCTATTGGTCGGTTATGTGCAGCAGCATCGGCTTTGCATCCATATTTTTATTATCCAAGAATTTCAGCAACAGCCAGATCGGTCTGGTGCTTGCGTTGGCTAATATTTTCGCGGTACTGCTGCAGCCCGCGGTGGCGGCCTTTGCCGACAGGACCAGAAAAATATCGATGAAAAATTTAATTGTCGTCCTGACAGGAGCGGCGGGAGCGCTTGCGGCAGCCCGGTCCTTTCCGTCGGAGAGCTTTTTTATACTTGCGGTTCTGCTCACGCTTGAATCCGCCATTTTGTATACGCTGCAGCCGCTGGTCAATTCCCTTGGGATGCAGTTCATTAATAAAGGGGTCGGAATCAATTTCGGCCTTGCCAGAGGAATGGGTTCTATTTCCTACGCGGTATTATCCGTTTTGCTGGGAATCCTTGTGGACGGCTTCGGTACCGGCCTTCTGCCGGTTATTTCCACGGGCCTTTATATCGCGCTGGGAATCGTAGTTTATACATTTACGAAGCGGCAGTCCACTGATGCCGAAAGCGATACGGATTATCCGGAAAACATGGAAATGACAAGAGAACCGAAAAACACCGATACGAATCATCTGCTTTCCTTTTTTATACATAATAAAAAATTTGCCGCGCTGATGATCGCCGTATCCCTTACGTTTTGTTCGCATACCATGATCAATAATTACCTGATACAAATTACCGAAAATGTGGGCGGCACTGCAAAGAATATGGGAATCGCCACCGGAATCGCGGCGGCGATAGAATTGCCCGCCATGATTTTATTCGGCTTTTTGGTAAAAAAGATTCGATGCAGTTCCATTCTGAAATTTTCCCTCGTTTTCTTTACCGTGAAAGCGGCGCTCACGATGTTGGCAACCAATGTATGGATGCTGTATGTGGCACAGATCTTTCAGTTCAGTTCCTATGCGCTGTTTATTCCTGCTTCCGTCTATTATGTAAATGAAATCATCTGTAAAGAGGACCTGGCAAAAGGGCAGGCTTTTATGACAAGCGCGATCACGCTTGGCGGCGTAGCCGCAAGTCTTCTCGGCGGATTGCTGCTGGATCTTTCCGGCGTGCGGGGAATGATTTTTGTGGGATTGATTGCTACGGCGCTGGGCCTGATCATAGGACTTTATGGTATTGAAAAAGTAGAAGTGAAAGGATGCAAATCAGAAGAAGCATCTTCATCCTCTGTATCATAA